In Patescibacteria group bacterium, a single window of DNA contains:
- a CDS encoding YifB family Mg chelatase-like AAA ATPase: MLATIPSCAVVGLDCKPVEVEVDLNLGKGYFGIVGLPDKSIKEAEERLRSAIKNSGIKFPLNKRLIINLAPASVPKMGAVYDLPMAVGIIVTALDLNINLSDSLFVGEVSLEGKTRHTDGILPIALYAKEKFFKYLYLPKEDLAEANLVAGIEIMPVESLAQLIDHLQAKQKISVHRTTGIITTPETEQFFYFDFANVRGQQQAKRALEIAAAGGHNVLLSGPPGSGKTLLAKSLPSILPPLTMEEIMEVTKIYSVASLLPAGEPIIFHRPFRSPHHSSSGASLIGGGRIPRPGEISLSHRGVLFLDEFPEFPKQVLESLRQPLEDGVVTVSRTASTLTFPARFTLVASQNPCPCGFATDSEKQCVCTPNQINNYQRRVSGPILDRIDLHVEVPRVDFEKLSQITNTGESSQYIRQRVLAARVIQRQRFTGLPIITNSEMGPKQIQEFCIPADQGLQLLKSAMAKFHFSARGYHRILKIARTIADLADSESIKTEHIAEALQYRMK, encoded by the coding sequence ATGCTAGCAACTATTCCCTCCTGTGCCGTTGTAGGACTGGATTGTAAACCTGTAGAAGTCGAGGTAGACCTTAATCTTGGTAAGGGTTATTTTGGCATTGTCGGGTTGCCAGATAAATCAATCAAGGAAGCAGAAGAGCGATTGCGTTCAGCTATTAAAAATTCAGGAATAAAATTTCCCCTCAATAAAAGATTGATTATCAATTTAGCTCCGGCTAGTGTTCCAAAAATGGGGGCGGTTTACGACCTGCCAATGGCCGTAGGAATAATCGTAACCGCGCTTGATTTAAATATTAATTTATCCGATTCGCTTTTTGTCGGCGAGGTGTCCCTGGAAGGAAAAACCAGACATACCGACGGCATATTGCCTATAGCTCTCTATGCTAAAGAAAAATTTTTTAAATATCTTTATCTGCCGAAAGAGGATCTGGCAGAAGCCAATCTGGTCGCGGGAATAGAAATAATGCCGGTGGAAAGCCTGGCTCAACTTATAGACCATTTGCAAGCAAAACAAAAAATATCCGTTCATCGAACCACTGGCATTATTACCACTCCGGAGACAGAGCAATTTTTTTATTTTGATTTTGCCAACGTCCGTGGGCAGCAGCAGGCTAAAAGAGCTTTGGAAATAGCTGCCGCCGGAGGGCATAATGTACTGCTGTCTGGTCCACCTGGGTCAGGCAAAACACTACTTGCCAAAAGCTTGCCATCCATATTACCACCATTGACCATGGAAGAAATCATGGAGGTAACCAAAATTTACAGCGTTGCTTCATTGCTACCGGCTGGCGAACCGATAATTTTTCATCGACCTTTTCGCAGCCCGCATCACTCCAGCTCCGGTGCTTCACTTATCGGCGGCGGTCGGATTCCCAGACCGGGCGAAATATCACTCTCGCATCGTGGCGTACTTTTTCTTGATGAGTTTCCCGAGTTTCCTAAACAAGTATTGGAAAGTCTGCGTCAGCCGCTAGAAGACGGGGTGGTAACTGTCAGTCGTACCGCCAGTACTCTCACTTTTCCGGCGCGTTTTACGCTCGTTGCCTCGCAAAATCCTTGCCCGTGCGGTTTTGCCACTGATTCAGAAAAGCAGTGCGTCTGCACGCCCAATCAGATAAATAATTATCAGCGTCGAGTTTCCGGTCCGATTTTGGACCGAATCGATCTCCATGTTGAAGTACCGCGGGTGGATTTTGAAAAACTTTCTCAAATCACTAATACCGGGGAGTCTTCGCAATACATACGACAAAGAGTGCTCGCGGCAAGAGTTATACAAAGGCAGCGGTTTACCGGCTTGCCGATTATTACCAACTCGGAAATGGGACCAAAACAAATTCAGGAATTTTGTATTCCCGCTGATCAAGGCTTGCAACTACTCAAATCCGCCATGGCTAAATTTCATTTTTCGGCGCGCGGCTACCATCGGATATTAAAAATCGCCAGAACCATTGCTGATTTAGCGGATAGCGAAAGTATAAAAACCGAGCATATCGCCGAGGCGCTACAATATAGGATGAAATAA
- a CDS encoding helix-turn-helix domain-containing protein has product MQEKLNNNLKDLDFKPNEIKVYLSLTETGEAPASIIAKKTGMARTTVISILNKLTNDGYLSTNQYRGKIYYWAESPQTLKNIFQNKVAIAQNLENVLREIYRTQPHFPSAGIFDTKKGIKNFIEKLLSGLEKKSIIYTIDSPHQGDYQKIFSDDFGKIMIELKNRKNIQTKTLIPADSKKLISPEKLLAQQITVKEMPAQIDFVASLWLIDNLLVLFSGTPPFIVSIQQPLIVKSVKSIFDFLWQMSK; this is encoded by the coding sequence ATGCAAGAAAAGCTAAATAACAACCTAAAAGACCTGGATTTCAAGCCAAATGAAATCAAGGTTTATTTATCGCTCACTGAGACAGGTGAAGCCCCCGCCAGCATCATCGCCAAAAAAACCGGCATGGCTCGCACCACGGTTATTTCAATTCTTAATAAACTAACCAATGACGGTTACCTCTCGACCAACCAATATCGAGGAAAAATTTATTACTGGGCGGAATCACCGCAAACTTTAAAAAATATTTTCCAAAACAAAGTCGCTATCGCCCAAAACCTGGAAAATGTTTTACGGGAAATTTATCGAACTCAGCCGCACTTTCCCTCAGCTGGAATTTTTGACACAAAAAAAGGCATCAAAAATTTTATCGAAAAATTGCTAAGCGGATTGGAGAAAAAAAGTATTATCTACACTATCGACTCTCCTCACCAGGGCGACTACCAAAAAATATTTTCCGATGATTTCGGCAAAATAATGATTGAGCTAAAAAACCGCAAAAATATCCAAACAAAAACCCTTATCCCGGCGGACAGCAAAAAACTTATCAGTCCGGAAAAATTACTGGCGCAGCAAATCACGGTTAAAGAAATGCCGGCACAAATTGATTTCGTGGCTTCGCTTTGGCTTATTGACAATCTTTTGGTTCTTTTTTCCGGCACACCGCCGTTTATAGTTTCGATCCAACAGCCGCTAATAGTCAAAAGCGTAAAAAGTATTTTTGATTTTCTTTGGCAGATGTCAAAATAA
- a CDS encoding adenylyltransferase/cytidyltransferase family protein, which produces MTGCWTEDEKRCRERFLREQRSRELTGCPVVVFPGTFSPPTYGHLRVVVEAAKIFPRLKIICSANPDKSDQWFTPEEAVELWQSYNLPPEVTVVTLAEEMVAEKVSGTKREIVMVRGIRNCEDLDYEKKVALYNKEHFGITHQHYVILTDQEPISSTRVRELAENLELEELSQFVSPVVITALLKKVLQLHDVIMVVGPPASGKSKMLQYMHEIDRRFVHVNTDDFNVVLRPLLAKTFGEENISKLAVDRQKEQEVSEFIKRPWFDLLRQALRAVPKDSVAMVEIPWGLRPEKRMFRFLGNKVLVVGCPSKERNEELNALRGTSHLRPFIHLIPGLEESRKIAEENNLSGYEVINNGDLEFLRELAEFTAKKILS; this is translated from the coding sequence ATGACTGGGTGCTGGACCGAGGACGAAAAACGGTGTCGCGAACGGTTTCTGCGTGAACAAAGAAGTAGAGAGTTAACTGGATGTCCGGTAGTAGTTTTTCCTGGCACCTTCTCTCCCCCGACTTATGGTCATCTACGAGTGGTGGTCGAAGCGGCGAAGATTTTCCCTCGACTGAAGATTATTTGCTCGGCTAACCCTGACAAAAGCGATCAATGGTTTACTCCGGAAGAAGCGGTAGAGCTGTGGCAGAGCTACAACTTGCCGCCGGAAGTAACGGTAGTGACACTGGCAGAAGAAATGGTGGCGGAAAAAGTCAGCGGCACCAAACGTGAAATCGTTATGGTGCGCGGAATTCGCAACTGCGAAGACTTGGATTACGAAAAAAAAGTAGCGCTTTATAACAAAGAACACTTTGGCATCACTCACCAGCACTACGTGATTCTGACCGACCAAGAGCCGATTTCTTCCACCCGTGTCAGAGAGTTGGCAGAAAATCTGGAGCTCGAAGAACTGTCGCAATTCGTTTCTCCGGTCGTGATAACGGCGCTACTAAAAAAAGTTTTACAGTTGCATGATGTCATCATGGTTGTCGGTCCTCCGGCATCCGGCAAGAGTAAAATGTTGCAGTACATGCACGAAATAGACCGCCGCTTTGTTCACGTTAACACCGATGACTTCAATGTTGTTTTGCGTCCGCTGTTAGCTAAGACTTTTGGCGAGGAGAATATCTCTAAGCTGGCAGTCGATCGACAAAAAGAGCAAGAAGTATCGGAGTTTATCAAGCGACCATGGTTTGATCTACTGCGTCAGGCATTACGGGCGGTGCCAAAAGACAGTGTGGCGATGGTAGAAATCCCTTGGGGTCTTCGTCCCGAAAAAAGAATGTTCCGCTTTTTGGGAAACAAGGTACTCGTAGTTGGCTGTCCAAGTAAGGAGCGCAACGAAGAACTAAACGCTTTGCGCGGTACTTCGCATTTGAGACCGTTTATCCACCTGATTCCGGGCCTGGAAGAGTCAAGGAAGATCGCGGAAGAAAATAACTTGAGTGGTTACGAAGTTATAAATAATGGCGACCTCGAATTTTTGCGAGAGCTGGCAGAATTCACGGCGAAAAAAATCTTGTCCTAG
- a CDS encoding DUF3307 domain-containing protein, producing MNDIFIRIVLGHLVGDYLLQTKHMALRKSDKGWTGVKQCLIHCFIYTATICLFAWWVDPLFIVLVFVSHYPIDRWSLGGAWLKMIRGRTFVAAYTSTDKYREFDVAFTSIVYTVTDNTMHIVLLWLIVRLLIVC from the coding sequence ATGAACGATATCTTTATAAGAATCGTATTAGGGCATCTGGTCGGAGACTATCTGCTGCAAACCAAACATATGGCGTTGCGCAAATCTGATAAAGGCTGGACCGGGGTTAAGCAATGCTTGATTCATTGCTTTATCTACACTGCGACTATTTGCCTTTTTGCTTGGTGGGTAGACCCGCTCTTTATTGTGTTGGTTTTTGTCAGCCACTACCCCATCGACCGCTGGTCACTCGGTGGCGCTTGGTTAAAGATGATCCGTGGACGTACCTTTGTCGCAGCCTATACTTCGACCGACAAATACCGCGAATTTGACGTCGCTTTCACTAGTATTGTCTACACCGTGACCGACAACACCATGCATATCGTTTTGTTGTGGTTGATTGTACGGTTGCTGATTGTCTGCTAG
- the lspA gene encoding signal peptidase II codes for MKTLRITVLNLVIFILFAFDRLIKFYLLKNPEVIRDFKIFTLQFWQNERMAFSLDLFGSDSQKIISAITGVVILFLVYITIKEYQNKKVSAAIFLTIIILGALSNLIDRLAYGGVIDYINFNFWPVFNIADILIVVGAAGYCLKQFDIKKRTSN; via the coding sequence ATGAAAACGCTGCGAATTACCGTTTTAAACCTAGTCATTTTCATTCTATTTGCCTTTGACCGATTAATAAAATTTTATTTGCTAAAAAATCCCGAAGTGATTCGGGATTTTAAAATATTCACCTTACAGTTTTGGCAAAACGAAAGAATGGCTTTTAGTCTCGACCTTTTTGGCAGCGATAGTCAAAAAATTATTTCGGCCATCACCGGCGTGGTTATTTTATTTCTCGTCTACATAACTATCAAAGAATACCAAAATAAAAAAGTTTCTGCAGCTATCTTTTTGACTATTATCATCCTTGGCGCGCTATCCAACCTGATCGACCGGCTGGCTTACGGGGGAGTGATTGATTATATCAATTTTAATTTCTGGCCGGTGTTCAATATCGCCGACATCTTGATCGTGGTCGGCGCCGCGGGCTATTGTCTAAAGCAGTTCGATATAAAAAAACGAACTAGCAATTAA
- a CDS encoding TraR/DksA C4-type zinc finger protein, protein MNKKTLEKIKNDLLERKEKIEKELSVFTGGNEDATDSKFPEFGDKEDDNAAEVAEYSDNLPIEESLQASLHDIEKALKHIDDGTYGICKYCGKPIDEKRLLARPSSSACISCKNRLTKVS, encoded by the coding sequence ATGAACAAGAAAACTTTAGAAAAAATAAAAAACGACCTTTTGGAACGCAAAGAAAAAATAGAAAAGGAATTATCGGTCTTTACCGGCGGTAATGAAGACGCCACTGATTCTAAATTTCCCGAATTCGGCGACAAAGAAGATGATAATGCCGCTGAAGTTGCGGAATACAGCGATAACCTTCCGATCGAAGAAAGCTTGCAGGCCAGCTTACACGATATTGAAAAAGCGTTAAAGCATATCGATGATGGCACTTACGGTATCTGCAAATACTGCGGCAAACCGATTGATGAAAAAAGGCTGCTTGCCCGTCCGTCTTCTTCCGCATGTATATCATGCAAAAATCGCCTAACTAAAGTGTCTTGA
- a CDS encoding SPFH domain-containing protein codes for MKMKMAFFFCVVIFVVSLIGCTVAPKACEEAVLVKQPWIFGSGGIDPTPVKTGLKYVAPSTHAVIVSTSPQQFAIHFDDLMSSDGVPLDFDSVIRLQVLDSVSLVKNFGADWYKLNVEKEFMNRVRQAVRKHGMNETAINTVAIDAIDAEVSEEMTKYLKEKTVPVALIGVTIGKANPPDAIKSQRIATAEQQQRILTEQQRKLAEDQRKLAEKSRAAADNAYREDMSLSPDQFLRLESIKMQREVCSGGKCTFLYGGASAVYDVK; via the coding sequence ATGAAGATGAAAATGGCGTTCTTTTTTTGTGTGGTTATTTTCGTCGTGTCGTTGATCGGTTGCACGGTCGCTCCTAAAGCCTGCGAGGAAGCGGTGCTTGTCAAACAGCCGTGGATTTTCGGCTCCGGTGGTATCGACCCGACGCCCGTTAAAACCGGTCTGAAATACGTGGCGCCGAGCACTCACGCGGTGATCGTTTCGACGTCGCCGCAGCAGTTTGCCATTCATTTTGACGATTTGATGTCAAGTGATGGCGTTCCGCTGGATTTCGATAGCGTGATCCGGCTCCAGGTTCTGGATTCGGTTAGTCTGGTCAAAAACTTCGGCGCCGACTGGTATAAGTTGAACGTCGAGAAGGAATTTATGAATCGAGTTCGGCAGGCCGTGCGTAAGCATGGCATGAACGAGACGGCCATCAATACCGTTGCCATCGACGCTATCGACGCGGAGGTGTCGGAGGAGATGACCAAGTATCTAAAAGAGAAGACTGTTCCGGTCGCCCTTATCGGAGTGACGATTGGAAAGGCGAATCCTCCCGACGCGATCAAATCGCAACGGATCGCGACTGCTGAGCAACAGCAGCGTATCCTGACCGAACAACAACGGAAGCTGGCGGAAGACCAACGCAAGCTGGCGGAAAAGTCCCGCGCTGCCGCCGATAACGCTTATCGGGAAGACATGTCGTTGTCTCCTGATCAATTTCTGCGTCTTGAAAGCATCAAGATGCAGCGTGAAGTTTGTTCCGGCGGCAAATGCACGTTTCTTTATGGCGGCGCATCCGCCGTCTATGACGTGAAATAA
- a CDS encoding polyribonucleotide nucleotidyltransferase: protein MSEVKNFSTEFAGQKLTVEVGKLALHTNASCTVQYGDTVILATAVMSPEPREGIDYFPLMVDYEEKMYAAGKIKGSRFIKREGRPTDEAVLSGRMIDRGMRPLFPEQLRNEVQVILTALSVDGENDPDVVGMIAASIALHISNIPWNGPLAGIRVGQINGEWVLNPTYTAREKSVCDIAFSMTKEKVMMFEAAANEISESDFYNAVAFGMKHGKKLIEFIEEIRAAVGKEKISMTEVIEEKAEAEFPEEETPTEAVEAEKAYEEIEAETHTFILQNLDQYLFNTPKGTKRERHIVLDELKEKVEAMLLEKQVSKENRKKVLKDFDKFIEVQITKAILENDQRVDGRKLDEIRPLACEVGLLPRTHGSALFNRGETQILSTVTLGSPGDEQTLDSMEEDGKKRYMHHYNDAPYSYGETGRMGSVGRRAIGHGALAEKALIPVLPAKEDFPYTIRVVSEVMSSNGSSSMGSTCGSSLALMDAGVPIKKHVAGVAIGLASDGSGKYKLLTDLQDLEDGAGGMDFKVTGTRDGITAVQMDTKTDGLDLDIIEQALSRAKAGREKILDVMERVIPTPRAEMSPYAPRIVSFYIKVDKIREVIGPGGKVINEIIDATGVQIDIEQTGLVMVTGIDQEKVKQAVDWINNIVKEVQAGEVYEGTVVRIMDFGAFVEILPKQDGLVHISELAAGRTEKVTDVVNIGDKVKVIVKEIDDQGRINLSIKRLDPNYKDDPRAAGGERDNNHGRNNGPHRGGPRKPRF from the coding sequence ATGTCAGAAGTGAAAAACTTCTCTACAGAGTTTGCCGGCCAAAAACTCACAGTAGAAGTAGGGAAACTAGCCCTACACACCAATGCCAGCTGTACCGTCCAATACGGAGATACGGTTATTTTGGCTACGGCCGTTATGTCACCGGAACCGCGAGAGGGAATAGATTACTTCCCGCTCATGGTTGATTATGAAGAAAAAATGTACGCTGCCGGCAAAATCAAAGGCAGCCGCTTTATCAAACGCGAAGGCAGACCAACCGACGAAGCCGTACTCTCCGGTCGTATGATCGATCGCGGTATGCGCCCGCTTTTTCCGGAACAGTTGCGCAATGAAGTCCAAGTGATACTCACCGCGCTTTCCGTTGATGGTGAAAACGATCCCGATGTCGTTGGCATGATCGCCGCGTCGATTGCCCTGCACATTTCCAATATCCCATGGAACGGACCGCTAGCAGGTATCCGTGTCGGACAAATCAACGGCGAATGGGTACTCAACCCGACTTATACCGCCAGAGAAAAATCCGTTTGCGATATCGCTTTTTCTATGACCAAAGAAAAAGTAATGATGTTTGAAGCCGCGGCCAACGAAATCAGCGAATCTGACTTTTATAACGCCGTTGCCTTTGGCATGAAACACGGCAAAAAATTAATTGAATTCATAGAAGAAATTCGCGCCGCGGTAGGTAAGGAAAAAATCTCAATGACCGAAGTAATCGAAGAAAAAGCCGAAGCTGAATTTCCCGAAGAAGAAACTCCGACAGAAGCCGTGGAAGCGGAAAAAGCTTATGAAGAAATCGAAGCTGAGACCCACACCTTTATCTTGCAAAACCTTGACCAGTATCTTTTTAACACCCCAAAAGGAACTAAAAGAGAACGCCATATCGTCCTAGATGAGTTAAAAGAAAAGGTAGAAGCGATGCTGCTAGAAAAGCAAGTGAGCAAAGAGAACCGTAAAAAGGTCCTGAAAGATTTTGATAAATTTATCGAAGTGCAAATTACTAAAGCGATACTGGAAAACGACCAACGTGTCGACGGACGTAAACTTGATGAAATCCGCCCGCTGGCTTGCGAGGTCGGTCTGCTCCCGCGCACTCACGGCTCAGCGCTGTTCAATCGCGGCGAGACTCAAATCCTTTCTACCGTGACTCTTGGTTCACCTGGAGATGAACAGACTCTCGACTCAATGGAAGAAGACGGCAAAAAACGCTACATGCATCATTACAACGATGCTCCATATAGCTATGGCGAAACTGGCCGCATGGGCTCTGTTGGCCGACGCGCTATTGGTCACGGCGCTTTAGCGGAAAAAGCCTTGATCCCGGTCCTACCGGCCAAGGAAGATTTCCCTTACACTATTCGCGTAGTCTCTGAAGTTATGAGTTCCAACGGTTCGTCCTCTATGGGATCAACCTGCGGATCGTCTCTGGCACTAATGGACGCCGGCGTGCCGATCAAAAAGCACGTCGCCGGTGTGGCTATTGGTCTAGCTAGCGATGGCAGTGGCAAATATAAACTACTGACCGATCTACAAGATCTAGAAGACGGAGCTGGCGGTATGGATTTCAAAGTTACCGGCACTCGCGACGGTATTACCGCCGTCCAGATGGATACTAAAACCGACGGTCTTGATCTAGATATTATCGAACAAGCTTTATCTCGCGCCAAAGCCGGTCGCGAAAAAATCCTCGATGTCATGGAACGAGTAATTCCGACTCCACGAGCAGAAATGTCACCTTATGCTCCACGTATCGTTTCCTTTTATATCAAAGTTGATAAGATTCGCGAAGTTATCGGACCTGGCGGCAAGGTGATTAATGAAATCATTGACGCCACTGGCGTACAAATCGACATCGAACAAACCGGTCTAGTGATGGTAACAGGTATTGATCAGGAAAAAGTAAAACAAGCCGTTGATTGGATCAATAATATCGTCAAAGAAGTCCAAGCCGGCGAAGTTTACGAAGGTACTGTTGTTCGAATAATGGACTTTGGCGCCTTTGTTGAAATCCTACCAAAGCAAGACGGTCTAGTGCATATTTCCGAGCTAGCAGCCGGTCGGACTGAAAAAGTTACCGATGTGGTAAATATCGGCGACAAGGTCAAAGTAATTGTCAAAGAAATTGACGATCAAGGTAGAATTAATCTCTCGATAAAACGACTGGATCCAAACTACAAAGACGATCCACGCGCGGCTGGCGGAGAGCGTGACAATAACCACGGTCGTAACAACGGTCCTCATCGTGGTGGTCCTCGCAAACCAAGATTCTAA
- a CDS encoding NYN domain-containing protein: protein MIKHKDQRVGVLVDTQNMYHSAKNLYHANVNFKEILKTAIGERKLIRAIAYVIESKSKEESGFFGALDKQGFEVKSKDLQIFFSGVKKADWDVGIAVDAIKLADKLDSIILVCGDGDFIPMVKYLQENKGCMVEVVAFGKTTSAKLIEAADDFINLDDNPRKYLIGKR, encoded by the coding sequence ATGATAAAACATAAAGATCAAAGAGTCGGCGTGCTGGTTGATACGCAAAACATGTATCACTCGGCAAAAAACCTTTATCACGCCAATGTTAATTTCAAAGAAATACTCAAAACGGCTATTGGCGAACGCAAATTAATTCGTGCTATCGCTTATGTCATTGAATCAAAAAGCAAAGAAGAGTCTGGATTTTTTGGCGCGCTGGACAAGCAAGGTTTTGAAGTAAAAAGCAAAGATTTGCAAATATTTTTTTCCGGAGTCAAAAAAGCCGACTGGGATGTCGGCATCGCTGTTGACGCTATCAAACTTGCCGACAAACTGGATTCGATCATTCTGGTCTGTGGCGACGGAGATTTTATCCCGATGGTAAAATATCTCCAGGAAAATAAAGGCTGCATGGTGGAAGTTGTCGCTTTCGGCAAAACCACTTCGGCTAAACTGATTGAAGCGGCTGATGACTTTATCAACCTGGACGACAACCCACGGAAATATTTGATCGGAAAAAGGTAA